One segment of Plasmodium vivax chromosome 14, whole genome shotgun sequence DNA contains the following:
- a CDS encoding hypothetical protein (encoded by transcript PVX_122140A), producing the protein MYMPFFNILAKNASFFKTPLGAKNKKLCNFAKCTISTNSITEKVEPRQNTQLKLQQIGDLHNVIRTVQAEEGVNKSASLTIYSLPNNSSFMLTRNVCKEDNFRKVLYFKWKARKSYKKRVMNLPSTKSRRRYAQKNR; encoded by the coding sequence ATGtatatgccattttttaacatactGGCAAAAaacgcttccttttttaagacACCTCttggggcaaaaaataaaaaattatgtaactTTGCCAAGTGCACAATTAGCACAAACTCGATAACGGAGAAAGTAGAACCAAGACAGAACACTCAACTGAAATTGCAGCAAATTGGCGACTTACATAACGTCATACGTACTGTGCAAGCGGAGGAAGGTGTAAATAAAAGTGCCTCCCTAACAATATACAGCCTGCCTAACAATTCCTCATTCATGCTAACTAGGAATGTATGCAAAGAAGATAATTTCAGAAAGGTACTTTATTTTAAGTGGAAAGCCAGGAagtcatataaaaaaagggttatGAATTTACCCTCCACTAAGTCACGAAGGAGATATGCACAAAAGAATAGGTGA
- a CDS encoding hypothetical protein, conserved (encoded by transcript PVX_122120A), producing MPHHLTSFVAALTGSISSGTCCGCIPFSFSPAVTPAVASSTAPLSAAIPNTAIPAAVASQSAVSSTPVLTSTMAFFAPLLAFYKKYNIFEETKECTQEKLDKMCQCNLVTAEELYYHSEHLPNEEAYLDGKNNYKKAVDDPESNTSDDETAMKCNLNSEEMIKEEVESLSQEKSLPSSACSIHSFLEDAEEELFKN from the coding sequence ATGCCGCACCATTTAACTTCCTTCGTAGCCGCTTTAACTGGGTCTATCAGCTCAGGAACATGTTGCGGTTGCATCCCCTTCAGCTTCTCCCCAGCCGTCACCCCGGCAGTTGCATCCTCAACGGCCCCCCTCTCAGCCGCCATACCGAACACAGCCATACCCGCAGCTGTTGCCTCGCAAAGTGCTGTGTCCTCCACTCCCGTGTTAACAAGTACCATGGCATTCTTCGCCCCATTATTAgccttttacaaaaaatacaacatcTTTGAAGAAACAAAAGAGTGCACACAGGAGAAGCTGGACAAAATGTGCCAGTGCAATTTAGTCACCGCAGAGGAGTTATATTACCATAGTGAGCACTtaccaaatgaagaagccTACCtagatggaaaaaataattacaaaaaagcTGTGGATGACCCTGAAAGCAACACTAGTGATGATGAGACGGCGATGAAGTGCAATTTAAATAGTGAGGAAATGATTAAAGAAGAAGTCGAGTCACTAAGTCAGGAGAAGTCCCTACCGAGCAGCGCATGCTCTATACACTCCTTTCTGGAAGACGCAGAAGAAGagttgtttaaaaattaa
- a CDS encoding hypothetical protein, conserved (encoded by transcript PVX_122125A) — protein MSKLENQIKHIESNIIFKEKRIQDLEREIQELKNYSKSLYEKLINQQEVLLKRKKQNVLTDIKINRLKKDIIEICKAIQNANKKITHTFAELKKKKKLIKENTQCMEEIYNDVLKKNAMHNEQNNTTLTILNNFFIKKELHNNDLKLLLKVKKEKIKIVKNQVKEMDKNITAKRSNIALLDSRLTANLHTIKGCIGELTQMGAIQTIQINKKNIPRICLNIINNLIEKQEGRKETVWDPHTDDDKMQTADNTVATENREEEKLELRLNTQEFIELENFLL, from the coding sequence ATGAGTAAACTGGAAAACCAAATTAAACACATCGAAAGCaacatcatttttaaggaaaaaagaattcaGGACCTGGAAAGAGAAATCCAGGaactaaaaaattattcaaaaagTCTTTAcgaaaaattgataaatcAACAAGAAGTTCTgctgaaaagaaaaaaacaaaatgttctGACAGACATCAAAATTAATAGGCTGAAAAAAGACATCATTGAAATATGTAAAGCCATCCAAAatgcaaacaaaaaaataactcaCACCTTCGcagaattgaaaaaaaaaaaaaaactcataaaggaaaatacaCAATGTAtggaagaaatatataatgatgtgcttaaaaaaaatgccatgcACAATGAACAGAATAACACCAcattaacaattttaaataatttttttataaaaaaagaacttcaTAATAATGACTTGAAATTGCTACTTAAGgtaaagaaggaaaaaattaaaattgtaaaaaatcaAGTTAAAGAAATGGACAAGAATATCACCGCCAAACGCTCAAACATTGCACTGCTGGACAGCAGACTCACCGCCAACCTGCATACCATCAAAGGTTGCATAGGCGAATTAACCCAGATGGGTGCCATTCAAACTAttcaaattaataaaaagaacatCCCGAGGATCTGcctaaatataataaataatctCATAGAAAAAcaggaggggagaaaagaaaCCGTTTGGGATCCTCACACCGATGATGATAAGATGCAAACAGCCGATAACACAGTCGCGACGGAAAatagggaagaagaaaaattagaaCTTCGATTAAATACGCAAGAATTTATCGAGCTGGAAAATTTCCTCTTATGA
- a CDS encoding hypothetical protein, conserved (encoded by transcript PVX_122130A), giving the protein MKYLEKDAQESRPHYDDRDYGSLRKDYRSSYKKVLWPLNLGIQDVEDKNLKKELCLIVTNIPVDWSKLDITWFFREYFYKLAIDRNIEFPLIEQVYMIKNEPSAILACHDSISRETIQSLSNCTLRSVKDKKKIMLNIQPYYKKEEEDREKGKEKGKEKGKEKEKEKEKEKNKEVKKESKKEANSESSKEENKESGEEENKESGAEGKGDDNDDEKGEGKTNGEHTQGEKEGTEEGRRKGEKNGVDGEKEMPSDDEENGMEWPRDLDLRNCSDIELRRKLCVFGRYKPLHWGVKELTTFLKYYFDTLKRDHEKFEIPEISDMWADKGTHLVTFACKNEKSRFNMLLVRACYLNEDDAKNNVKNALRVWIQFEKWTPYKNPLNGKYKSYKMPRSDFNKYPYLHEHAIDKGSYTRSYRNPPYDDYPRHRTGSYRYSGNAPSKINPPSDYYHHNADDRGRRNYDYVKNSYGNRSPSPPPPSHYNKYKKKYSRSPTPKNYYKKKLRRSRSHDSRKEEINSHWRKNKSKAYH; this is encoded by the exons ATGAAATATCTGGAAAAAGATGCGCAAGAGAGCAGACCTCATTACGATGATAGGGATTATGGGTCATTGAGAAAAGATTACCGAAGCagttacaaaaaagtatTGTGGCCACTCAATCTTGGGATTCAGGATGTTGAAGATAAAAATCTAAAAAAAGAGTTGTGCCTAATTGTTACTAACATACCAGTTGACTGGTCAAAGCTGGACATTACCTGGTTTTTTAgggaatatttttacaagcTAGCCATTGACAGGAACATCGAGTTCCCGCTAATTGAGCAGGtgtatatgataaaaaacgAGCCGTCCGCTATTTTGGCTTGTCACGACTCCATTTCGAGGGAGACAATTCAGAGCCTGTCCAACTGCACCCTCAGGAGTGTTAaggataagaagaaaatcATGCTGAACATACAGCCGTATtacaagaaggaggaggaggatagggagaaggggaaggagaaggggaaggagaaggggaaggagaaagagaaggagaaggagaaagagaagaacaaggaggtaaaaaaggagagcaaaaaagaagcaaacagTGAGAGCAGcaaggaggaaaacaaagagagtggtgaagaggaaaacaaagAGAGCGGTGCAGAGGGAAAGGGAGACGATAATGACGACGAGaagggagagggaaaaacaaatggagaGCACACCCAGGGAGAGAAAGAAGGCACTGAGGAAGGGAGACGCAAAGGTGAAAAGAACGGTGTAGACggtgaaaaggaaatgcCGAGCGATgatgaag AAAATGGAATGGAATGGCCAAGGGATCTAGACCTAAGGAACTGCAGCGATATAGAACTTCGGAGAAAGCTCTGCGTTTTCGGGAGATATAAACCACTGCATTGGGGTGTGAAAGAACTGACTACATTTTTGAAGTACTATTTTGATACGTTAAAAAGAGATCAcgaaaaatttgaaattcCAGAAATAAGTGACATGTGGGCAGATAAGGGAACCCACTTAGTGACTTttgcatgcaaaaatgaaaaatcgAGATTCAACATGCTCCTAGTAAGGGCATGCTACCTAAATGAAGATGATGccaaaaataatgttaaaaacGCATTAAGGGTATGGATACAGTTTGAAAAATGGACCCCATATAAGAACCCCCTAAATGGAAAATACAAAAGTTATAAAATGCCAAGAAGTGATTTTAACAAATATCCCTACCTACATGAACACGCCATAGATAAAGGTAGCTACACACGCAGCTACAGAAACCCTCCCTATGATGATTACCCAAGGCATAGAACAGGTTCTTACAGATATAGTGGAAATGCACCTAGCAAAATCAACCCCCCTTCAGATTATTACCATCATAATGCCGATGATAGAGGTAGAAGAAATTATGACTATGTGAAAAATTCCTATGGGAATAGatccccttctcctcctccaccatCACATTACAacaaatataagaaaaaatactctCGTTCGCCGACCcctaaaaattattataaaaagaaacttAGAAGATCCAGGTCGCATGACTCGCGCAAGGAGGAAATCAACTCCCACTGGCGTAAAAATAAGAGCAAAGCGTACCATTAG
- a CDS encoding hypothetical protein, conserved (encoded by transcript PVX_122135A), with protein MKAPPEIDWLPPKGGIEQGNHPPCLKKKNSKLISYLKNESQINVLLSKLKEKNGVNFFKNNQRGKFFLNQDKKKEVTPCNHLSNFSYTQPSEKGINGNKAEIHMHRKYTSQRDNTPMSSPPGKKKRTEKSTLLHRLGTLTPGEEPPKGDAHINRYSGEVKKNGILSVEKKAITHEYKICKMRAKKYSTLKYNMFVKGLKNVDNATEGRDTSFPREEPSMISNNLKSKKSQHAESPAKFNCDDLLQIYEHRYLRHIFKNSKNVPSHEGIKTISNAAYVQGQNPRISGEHQLSNGTKDNHLNKSETGINHHHSRNRILNGSDGKYAKNTVLRRNLNEEVTAPEDITHSRDSSCDANGVDNANVMSNTADGAVSQLGSALVKGDNATASTEKNRHFSSRHIKKPRKSDNLGGEKIPNDGQSDSKEMGNSWGYNKEKENKNNPNYSKLRKRSFEEAPQIELPQNGINKKIETLSSANCAGAESLVAPLTRNKPEQSGNSWGEEDNPTCLLPSIMQAKKEGGEKIPNGPNATEKLIKNILMKELKNEIYYSIVKMEEDEDEEGGESEEGEEAEEAEEASRECKRRKSRKGRTYKLGSNNRLGTPRRGSHLFASCPPSFKPSSSSSDKHKKTSTQKMPEMEAVDEKPPKRENKVENKGKQKKALKQEGNKIPPSGSKKKSENEEKTENKNCTNLKKVEIKKAKKQINLLKGGASNGHVPNGEKRQIGDAPKSATNVSTPKLVIHKIDRENSKEYISIKIENKPSAVKNCTLGKTNKGEKTNKGEKTNKGEKTSKGGKPNREKQKVHCGKRGLPQSLPPEGTKKSAVKQSTDDRWGGAKRSSSTEGESECNQNGAPTPPPNGAPNGAPNCQPNCPPSEPSSAPTWTAWRARLFPLFLIQKNRIYADKNSRAYATLTDHINNIMCKTFKTQKRLLIFHTLLYSVNVLIFYALLQRDLLLNQESSGNKKGTLCILYILIAELYILFLNNAFYFFFKNQIKNALFFLDRVNLIYIMSKLFPQYSSFFKKQFSVHEKNGNSFCNELEGHQRGRDREKALTAAEHSTNAYNNWPIKKKSSVRFADEEIHDKLKSGHHNVASLENDHARYAHHSGDSSTRKNAPMMDGENLVLLRGMRGALTHSLFNATPYGTDSKQAQPRNSLTGQGNYLRAFEQAGQNDKIKYSASREAHTNKSTENEKITNLTVFILNEQKKNIPNQFFFLKLRKYFNLLIILFASLLIHTTIVLEIKDPFHFHVKANLFFFFFVSFIILLQVLISIMAEIEEIFIQKMKIFLNKRVTFLDYQLAVYLGLQY; from the coding sequence ATGAAAGCTCCTCCTGAAATTGATTGGTTGCCCCCAAAGGGCGGCATCGAACAGGGAAACCATCCACcctgtttgaaaaaaaaaaacagcaaacTCATTTcgtacttaaaaaatgaatcacAAATTAATGTACTCTTATCAAAACTTAAAGAAAAGAATggagtgaatttttttaaaaataatcaacGTGGGAAGTTCTTCCTTAAtcaggacaaaaaaaaagaggtcaCCCCATGTAACCACTTGTCTAATTTCTCCTACACCCAACCAAGTGAAAAAGGCATAAATGGGAACAAAGCCGAAATACACATGCATAGGAAATACACAAGCCAACGTGACAACACCCCTATGTCGTCACCaccagggaaaaaaaaaagaacagagAAATCTACCCTCCTGCACAGATTAGGTACACTTACTCCtggggaagaaccccccaaaggggaCGCACACATTAACCGCTACTCAGGAGAAGTAAAAAAGAATGGCATCCTTtccgtggaaaaaaaagcaatcacacatgaatataaaatttgcaaaatgagggccaaaaaatatagcacCTTGAAATACAACATGTTCGTTAAGGGACTCAAAAATGTAGACAACGCGACAGAGGGAAGAGACACTTCTTTTCCAAGGGAGGAACCCAGCATGATCAGTAACAACCTgaagagtaaaaaaagcCAACACGCAGAAAGCCCTGCAAAGTTCAACTGTGACGATTTGCTGCAAATATACGAACATAGATACCTTCgccatatttttaaaaacagcaaaaatgTACCTTCTCATGAGGGAATAAAAACGATAAGCAATGCAGCTTACGTGCAAGGTCAAAACCCCCGTATCTCAGGAGAGCACCAATTGAGCAACGGGACGAAGGACAAtcacctgaacaagtcagaaACAGGAATTAACCATCATCATAGTAGGAATCGTATACTAAATGGTAGTGACGGAAAATATGCAAAGAATACCGTTTTGAGGAGGAACTTAAATGAAGAAGTCACCGCTCCCGAGGATATCACACATTCTCGTGACAGTTCGTGTGATGCCAACGGGGTTGATAATGCCAATGTAATGAGTAACACCGCGGATGGTGCTGTCAGCCAGCTCGGCAGCGCCCTCGTCAAAGGTGACAATGCGACTGCGTCGACTGAGAAAAATAGGCACTTCTCTTCCagacatataaaaaaaccCCGTAAGAGCGACAActtggggggagaaaaaataccaaaTGATGGTCAGTCCGACTCTAAAGAAATGGGGAACAGTTGGGGGTACaacaaagaaaaggaaaataaaaataatccaaACTATTCAAAACTTCGAAAACGTAGCTTTGAAGAAGCGCCACAAATTGAGCTTCCTCAAAATgggataaacaaaaaaatcgAAACGTTAAGTAGTGCGAACTGTGCAGGGGCAGAATCCCTAGTGGCACCCCTAACCAGAAACAAACCTGAACAGAGTGGAAACTCCTGGGGAGAAGAGGACAACCCAACATGCCTCCTACCCAGCATCATGcaggcgaaaaaggaagggggggagaaaatccCAAACGGCCCCAACGCAACGGAAAAGCTCATTAAAAATATCCTAATgaaggagttaaaaaatgaaatatattacagcattgtcaaaatggaagaggaTGAAGATGAGGAAGGTGGAGAAAgtgaagaaggtgaagaagccgAAGAAGCCGAAGAAGCATCTCGCGAATGTAAACGTAGAAAATCACGTAAAGGGAGAACCTACAAATTGGGGAGTAACAATCGGCTTGGAACACCCAGACGCGGGAGCCACCTCTTTGCGAGCTGCCCGCCCTCCTTTAAACCTAGCTCTTCCAGCAGTGATAAACACAAAAAGACCAGCACACAAAAGATGCCTGAAATGGAGGCCGTCGATGAAAagccccccaaaagggaaaacaaagtAGAAAACAAgggtaaacaaaaaaaggcattaaAACAAGAAGGGAATAAAATACCACCAAGtggtagcaaaaaaaaaagcgaaaatgaagaaaaaacggaaaataaaaactgtactaacttaaaaaaggtagaaattaaaaaggcaaaaaaacaaatcaacCTTTTGAAAGGTGGTGCATCTAATGGACAtgttccaaatggggaaaaacgTCAAATTGGAGATGCCCCTAAAAGCGCAACAAATGTGAGCACCCCCAAATTGGTCATCCACAAAATCGATAGGGAAAATTCGAAGGAATACATTTCcatcaaaattgaaaataaaccGAGCGCAGTTAAAAATTGCACGCTGGGAAAGACcaacaagggggaaaaaaccaacaagggggaaaaaaccaacaagggggaaaaaaccagcaaggggggaaaaccaaatagggagaaacaaaaagTACATTGTGGCAAGAGGGGACTTCCGCAAAGCTTGCCACCGGAAGGTACAAAAAAGAGCGCGGTTAAGCAAAGCACTGACGATCGGTGGGGTGGTGCCAAGAGGAGTAGCAGCACGGAGGGGGAGTCAGAGTGCAATCAAAATGGTGCGCCAACCCCGCCACCAAACGGGGCACCAAACGGTGCACCAAACTGCCAACCGAATTGCCCACCAAGTGAGCCCAGTTCCGCACCCACGTGGACCGCCTGGCGCGCCCGCCTATTTCCCCTCTTTCTCATCCAGAAGAATCGAATCTACGCAGATAAAAACAGCAGAGCGTACGCCACCTTGACGGACCACATAAACAACATTATGTGCAAAACCTTTAAGACGCAAAAGAGACTCCTCATTTTTCACACCCTCCTCTACTCCGTGAATGtcctaattttttatgccttGCTACAGAGGGACTTACTGCTCAACCAGGAGAGTAGCGGCAACAAAAAAGGCACGCTGTGTATTCTCTACATCCTCATTGCAGAATTGTACAtactatttttaaacaacgctttttattttttttttaaaaatcagaTCAAAAACGCTCTCTTCTTCCTAGACAGGgttaatttaatatacatcATGAGCAAACTATTTCCTCAgtactcctccttttttaagaagCAATTTTCCGTGCATGAGAAAAATGGCAATTCATTTTGCAACGAGTTGGAAGgtcaccaaagggggagagacaGAGAAAAAGCTTTAACAGCCGCGGAGCACTCTACAAATGCGTATAACAATTGgcccattaaaaaaaaatcctctgTACGATTTGCGGACGAGGAAATACATGACAAACTCAAAAGTGGCCATCACAACGTGGCAAGTTTAGAAAATGATCACGCGCGATATGCACACCACAGCGGAGATAGCAGCACGAGAAAAAATGCACCGATGATGGATGGGGAAAACTTAGTTCTTTTACGAGGCATGAGAGGAGCTCTCACCCATTCGCTTTTTAACGCGACCCCGTATGGAACAGATTCGAAACAAGCACAACCGCGTAACAGTTTAACAGGGCAAGGAAATTACCTGCGTGCATTTGAACAAGCTGgacaaaatgacaaaataaaatactccGCCTCGAGGGAAGCACACACGAATAAATCTAcagagaatgaaaaaataaccaaCCTCACAGTTTTCATActaaatgaacaaaaaaaaaacattccgaatcaatttttttttttaaaattaagaaaatacTTCAacttgttaataattttgtttgcttctttgCTAATACACACCACCATCGTTCTTGAAATAAAAGATCCATTCCACTTCCACGTGAAAgccaatttgttttttttttttttcgtatctTTTATTATTCTCCTCCAAGTGCTCATTTCCATAATGGCAGAAATTgaggaaatttttattcagaaaatgaaaatcttTTTGAACAAAAGGGTTACATTTTTGGATTATCAGTTGGCTGTGTATCTGGGTCTGCAATATTAG
- a CDS encoding hypothetical protein, conserved (encoded by transcript PVX_122145A; Apicoplast targeted protein. Curated by Stuart Ralph, Walter and Eliza Hall Institute of Medical Research, Australia.), which yields MKLLVILFCLLIFFFEENFGVKIYTNDSAIFDINRVLKSRLSVLYRKGNKLNNYFFSYLEKNGKKNKCYKYIQDALYDSNTQIMKSEIFKCLNTSKDILNKTFHDVINKLFLYIKNVFLKKYFIFFLLYLININCDNLVSQINDPYVLNNYNLAENASPAMYNLKYEEVEIPSGRKIKGWLIKSNKKSNKLFLLLHGYNSNRQACLFFLNILKKLNVHHDTNIFIPDMKSFNEKGVEDIYNILIYFKEKMALNDVNVYTQSSTNLLVLLLSKHYKNKIVSKSKQKFINNIIPYNSEKKNGEEDVIYIDKYIFDSPILNLHRTINIHFNFNDIQKKINEEKMKASVDVNNLYDKKTVMSYFISFFMWLLNNQLKGHLYDFDFNKLVNENNINPSNIYILHSFNDNISLLNTLSQELKENRSLPLKNVYIFKNGRHANIYESSKKEYDLIVKRIIKGFSIFDFLYYIPMRSKMSSLSF from the coding sequence ATGAAATTATTGGTCATACTTTTTTGTctattgatatttttttttgaggaaaaCTTCGGTGttaaaatatacacaaatgATTCAGCGATATTTGACATTAACAGGGTGCTAAAAAGCAGACTTTCAGTCCTAtacagaaaaggaaacaaattaaacaactattttttttcgtacctTGAGAAGAATGGCAAGAAGAACAAGTgttataaatacatacaaGATGCCTTGTATGACTCGAACACCCAGATAATGAAAagtgaaatatttaaatgtttaaataCGAGTAAGGATATACTGAACAAGACTTTCCACGATGTTATTAATAagctatttttatacatcaaaaatgtctttttaaaaaagtatttcatcttcttccttctATATTTGATAAACATTAATTGCGACAATTTGGTGTCCCAAATTAATGACCCCTATGTGTTGAATAATTACAATTTGGCTGAAAACGCCTCCCCCGCCATGTACAATTTGAAGTACGAAGAGGTGGAAATACCCAGTgggcgaaaaataaaaggttgGCTGATTAAGtcgaacaaaaaaagcaacaaattGTTTTTACTGCTGCATGGATATAACAGCAACAGGCAAGCatgtttattctttttaaatattttaaaaaaattaaatgtgcATCATGACacgaatatatttataccaGATATGAAAAGCTTCAACGAAAAGGGTGTAGaagatatatataacattttaatctactttaaagaaaaaatggcattaaATGATGTAAATGTGTACACGCAATCGTCCACCAACCTTCTTGTTCTGCTCCTGTCCAAACATtataagaacaaaattgttaGCAAGTCTAAGCAGAAATTTATCAACAATATTATTCCCTACAacagtgagaaaaaaaatggagaggaggACGTCATATACATTGACAAGTACATTTTTgactcccccattttgaatctCCACAGAACAATTaacattcattttaatttcaatgatattcagaaaaaaataaatgaagaaaaaatgaaagcctCTGTTGACGTGAATAATTTGTATGACAAAAAGACAGTGAtgagttattttatttccttttttatgtggcTACTGAACAACCAACTGAAGGGACACCTGTACGATTTTGACTTTAACAAACTCGTTAATGAGAATAACATCAACCCTTCGAACATATACATCCTGCACTCCTTCAATGATAACATTTCGCTGCTGAATACCCTCTCCCAAGAGCTGAAGGAAAATAGATCGCTGCCCCTCAAAAATGTTTACATATTTAAGAACGGGCGACACGCGAATATTTACGAGTCCTCAAAGAAGGAGTATGACCTGATCGTGAAGAGGATTATAAAGGGCTTCAGCATTTTCGACTTCCTCTACTACATCCCCATGCGCTCCAAGATGAGCTCCCTTTCGTTCTAG